The genomic window CGGCCACGAGATGCTGCTCGGCCTCGCCGGGGGCTGCGCCGCGGTCGTCGTCGGCTCCGCCGCCGTCCTCGGCTTCGCGGGCAACGTCTGGGGCCAGTTCCTCGCGCTCGCCGCCGGTCTCGCGATGCTGCTGCGCGCCCGCCTCTTCCGCTACACCTCACAGGTCGCCTGCGTCCTCGTGGCCGGCATCGCCGCGATCGCCCTGCTGATCCTCGGCCTCTCGCTGAACCCGCCGGCGGACCTGGTCAGGGATCTGCTGGTGTTCCGCGACCGCAGCGGCCTGGACATCCGTACGATCTGGCTGACCGCGGCCGTCGCCTCCGGAGCGGCCGTGATCACCGCGATCGGCCTGGTCATCCCGAGGAAGGGCCTCTCACCCTTCTGGGGCCGGCTGCTCGACCTCGCCGAGAGCGCGGTACTGCTCTCCCTGGTCCCGCTCTGCCTGGCCGTCCTGGACGTCTTCGACGCCGCCCGGTCGCTGACCAGCTGAAACAGCCGCTCCGATCACCGGTTCCGCCATCGGTGCGCCACCCGTCCCGCGACCCGTCCCGCCACCGGTCCCGGCCACTGGTCGGGGTCGGTGACCACAGCGTGTAAGCTGGTCGACGGCCGTTTGTGTACGCGCCCCCGGATCTTCTGGGTGCAGCGCCCATCGCGCCTTCGCCTCCGAGTCACGGAAGTTCCCCTGAGACCAAGACCAGGGGCACTCGCAGGCGCATCGAACACCAAGAGGAGTACCGAGTGTCTCTCGACGCCGCTACGAAGAAGCAGATCATGTCCGAGTTCGGCACCAAGGAGGGCGACACCGGCTCCCCCGAGGTCCAGGTCGCCATGCTCTCCCGCCGCATCTCGGACCTGACCGAGCACCTCAAGACCCACAAGCACGACCACCACTCCCGCCGTGGTCTGCTGATCCTGGTCGGCCAGCGCCGCCGGCTGCTGCAGTACCTGGCCAAGAAGGACATCCAGCGCTTCCGTGCGCTGGTCGACCGCCTGGGCATCCGCCGCGGTGCGGCGGGCGGCGCGAAGTAAGACGCCGTGAAGGGAGCGGTTCCCACTCTTAGGGGGCCGCTCCCTTTGCTGTACGTGCGGTCGTGCACCAAACCTCAGTAATCTGGTCGCACAGCACAACGCCACAGCGCGGTGCAGTAACGAAGCAGTACCCGAGAACGCAATGACGAACGAGGGGGAGCGCCCCTCCGCCGCCGGTCCTCGGTAGTGGCCCCCGGAACCATCACACCCGGGTGCTTCGATCGAAGACCGGCCCGCACTCAAGGCGCGCTTCTCCACCACCGTCCCCCGCCACACGGGCGAGGGGACGCAGACGAGGAGATTTCGCTAGTGGAGAACGAGACCCACTACGCCGAGGCCGTGATCGACAACGGTTCCTTCGGCACCCGTACCATCCGCTTCGAGACGGGCCGCCTGGCCAAGCAGGCCGCCGGTTCCGCCGTTGCGTACCTGGACGACGACACCATGGTGCTGTCGGCCACCACCGCGTCCAAGAACCCCAAGGACCAGCTGGACTTCTTCCCTCTGACGGTCGACGTCGAGGAGCGGATGTACGCCGCGGGCAAGATCCCCGGCTCCTTCTTCCGCCGTGAGGGCCGCCCGTCCGAGGACGCGGTCCTCACCTGCCGCCTGATCGACCGCCCGCTGCGCCCGTCCTTCAAGAAGGGCCTGCGCAACGAGATCCAGATCGTCGAGACGATCATGGCGCTCAACCCCGACCACCTGTACGACGTGGTCGCGATCAACGCCGCCTCCTGCTCCACGCAGCTGGCCGGCCTGCCCTTCTCCGGCCCGATCGGCGGCACCCGCGTCGCGCTGATCAACGGCCAGTGGGTGGCCTTCCCGACCCACACCGAGCTCGAGGACGCCGTCTTCGACATGGTGGTCGCGGGCCGCGTCCTGGAGGACGGCGACGTCGCGATCATGATGGTCGAGGCCGAGGCCACCGAGAAGACCATCGAGCTCGTCAAGGGCGGCGCCGAGGCCCCGACCGAGGAGGTCGTCGCCGCCGGTCTCGAGGCCGCGAAGCCCTTCATCAAGGTCCTCTGCAAGGCCCAGGCCGACCTCGCCGCCAAGGCCGCCAAGCCGACCGGCGAGTTCCCGGTCTTCCTCGAGTACCAGGACGACGTCCTGGAGGCGCTCACGGCCGCCGTCAAGGACGAGCTCGCCCAGGCGCTGACCATCGCGGGCAAGCAGGAGCGCGAGGCCGAGCTGGACCGCGTCAAGGGTCTGGCCGCCGAGAAGCTGCTCCCGCAGTTCGAGGGCCGCGAGAAGGAGATCTCCGCCGCGTACCGCTCGCTGACCAAGTCCCTGGTCCGTGAGCGCGTCATCAAGGAGAAGACCCGCATCGACGGCCGTGGCGTGACGGACATCCGTACGCTCGCCGCCGAGGTCGAGGCCATCCCGCGCGTGCACGGCTCGGCGCTGTTCGAGCGTGGCGAGACCCAGATCCTGGGCGTCACCACCCTCAACATGCTCCGCATGGAGCAGCAGCTGGACACCCTTTCCCCGGTGACCCGCAAGCGCTACATGCACAACTACAACTTCCCGCCGTACTCCGTCGGTGAGACCGGCCGCGTCGGTTCGCCGAAGCGCCGCGAGATCGGCCACGGCGCCCTCGCCGAGCGCGCGATCGTGCCGGTGCTCCCGACGCGAGAGGAGTTCCCCTACGCGATCCGCCAGGTGTCCGAGGCCCTCGGCTCCAACGGTTCGACGTCCATGGGCTCGGTCTGCGCCTCCACCATGTCGCTGCTGAACGCCGGTGTGCCGCTCAAGGCCCCCGTCGCCGGTATCGCCATGGGTCTGATCTCCCAGGAGATCGACGGCAAGACGCACTACGTCGCCCTCACCGACATCCTCGGTGCGGAGGACGCCTTCGGCGACATGGACTTCAAGGTCGCCGGTACGAAGGAGTTCGTCACCGCCCTCCAGCTCGACACCAAGCTGGACGGCATCCCGGCCTCCGTCCTGGCCGCGGCCCTCAAGCAGGCCCGCGACGCCCGCCTCCACATCCTCGACGTGATGATGGAAGCGATCGACACCCCGGACGAGATGTCCCCCAACGCCCCGCGGATCATCACCGTCAAGATCCCCGTGGACAAGATCGGCGAGGTCATCGGCCCCAAGGGCAAGATGATCAACCAGATCCAGGAGGACACCGGCGCCGAGATCACGATCGAGGA from Streptomyces sp. FIT100 includes these protein-coding regions:
- the rpsO gene encoding 30S ribosomal protein S15, with amino-acid sequence MSLDAATKKQIMSEFGTKEGDTGSPEVQVAMLSRRISDLTEHLKTHKHDHHSRRGLLILVGQRRRLLQYLAKKDIQRFRALVDRLGIRRGAAGGAK
- a CDS encoding polyribonucleotide nucleotidyltransferase, giving the protein MENETHYAEAVIDNGSFGTRTIRFETGRLAKQAAGSAVAYLDDDTMVLSATTASKNPKDQLDFFPLTVDVEERMYAAGKIPGSFFRREGRPSEDAVLTCRLIDRPLRPSFKKGLRNEIQIVETIMALNPDHLYDVVAINAASCSTQLAGLPFSGPIGGTRVALINGQWVAFPTHTELEDAVFDMVVAGRVLEDGDVAIMMVEAEATEKTIELVKGGAEAPTEEVVAAGLEAAKPFIKVLCKAQADLAAKAAKPTGEFPVFLEYQDDVLEALTAAVKDELAQALTIAGKQEREAELDRVKGLAAEKLLPQFEGREKEISAAYRSLTKSLVRERVIKEKTRIDGRGVTDIRTLAAEVEAIPRVHGSALFERGETQILGVTTLNMLRMEQQLDTLSPVTRKRYMHNYNFPPYSVGETGRVGSPKRREIGHGALAERAIVPVLPTREEFPYAIRQVSEALGSNGSTSMGSVCASTMSLLNAGVPLKAPVAGIAMGLISQEIDGKTHYVALTDILGAEDAFGDMDFKVAGTKEFVTALQLDTKLDGIPASVLAAALKQARDARLHILDVMMEAIDTPDEMSPNAPRIITVKIPVDKIGEVIGPKGKMINQIQEDTGAEITIEDDGTIYIGAADGPAAEAARATINGIANPTMPEVGERYLGTVVKTTTFGAFVSLLPGKDGLLHISQIRKLAGGKRVENVEDVLAVGAKVQVEIAEIDQRGKLSLIPVIADEDAAADGEGEKKDDADK